A section of the Streptomyces sp. NBC_01408 genome encodes:
- a CDS encoding endo-beta-N-acetylglucosaminidase → MSENDNGVDPRTTAARTCPPPAPPVPPGPDRRGVLAAGAGAGAAALLGGPALTPAASAAPTAPPASAAATPADLAPYASYWYPDSLPGGAPGPGIVWRSLKEWRPETDPDLAHNTSTVPLAPRFTPVPPHPGARTGQARISSLVSFGPTAGNPSQGSATADSYALTHWAYIDELVFWGGSSGEGIVLAPNAPVIDAAHRNGVRVMGNVFLPPAPYGGDLQWTRDLVQRDRLGRFPIADQLVRVARTYGFDGWFVNAETDGGDSELASSMREFLRALRAAGDRHGLRITWYDAMNTTGRVGWQGALNALNQEFFEDRAGPVADTMFVDFRWTPQTLAASGALADRLGRSRHELWAAVDTESHGWNSPVQWDAIIPRGRDHVISYGFYRPEWTRNHLTDRSPGAFHRADDRFWTGESLDPSRPAPEGTWRAPATAVADRSTVSSLPFACAFNTGHGERWYEDGRIASDTPWNHLGLQDRLPGRRWVVDTAGDRPAVSLDFARAWRGGSSLLVTGRLTAPAAVGLHSTRLPLTRSTVLELVHATESGGPVSVEVGVATREPAAPGEPVPYTWLPAGTRDGQAYGTGWRTTRIGLAKLAGRTAYGLAVRITARGGGPVAWRLGALSVREAGPARPPAPPTALTVTASARRDGGAARRDGGAARRDGGAALRLSWRRAPGPVRHYELSRVLPDGTRRFLGGTCAAAFYLPEVPRAGRERAAALEVRAVDELYAASAPARTAFPW, encoded by the coding sequence ATGTCCGAGAACGACAACGGCGTCGACCCTCGCACCACCGCCGCCCGAACCTGCCCGCCTCCAGCGCCGCCGGTGCCGCCGGGGCCGGACCGGCGCGGGGTTCTCGCCGCCGGGGCCGGGGCGGGAGCCGCCGCCCTGCTGGGCGGGCCCGCACTGACCCCGGCCGCCTCAGCAGCCCCCACCGCCCCGCCTGCCTCTGCCGCCGCGACCCCGGCCGACCTGGCCCCGTACGCCTCCTACTGGTACCCGGACTCGCTGCCGGGCGGCGCCCCCGGCCCCGGGATCGTGTGGCGCTCCCTCAAGGAGTGGAGACCCGAAACCGATCCCGACCTCGCCCACAACACCTCGACCGTGCCGCTCGCGCCGCGCTTCACCCCCGTACCGCCGCACCCCGGCGCCCGGACCGGCCAGGCCCGCATCTCCTCCCTCGTCTCCTTCGGCCCGACCGCGGGGAACCCGTCCCAGGGCTCCGCCACCGCCGACTCCTACGCGCTCACGCACTGGGCGTACATCGACGAGCTGGTCTTCTGGGGCGGCTCTTCCGGCGAGGGGATCGTGCTGGCCCCGAACGCACCCGTCATCGATGCCGCCCACCGCAACGGGGTCCGGGTCATGGGCAACGTGTTCCTGCCGCCCGCGCCCTACGGCGGCGATCTCCAGTGGACCCGGGACCTGGTCCAGCGGGACCGGCTGGGCCGCTTCCCGATCGCCGACCAGCTCGTGCGGGTGGCCCGGACGTACGGGTTCGACGGCTGGTTCGTCAATGCCGAGACGGACGGCGGCGACAGCGAACTGGCCTCCAGCATGCGGGAGTTCCTGCGCGCCCTGCGGGCGGCGGGCGACCGGCACGGCCTGCGGATCACCTGGTACGACGCCATGAACACCACCGGCCGGGTCGGCTGGCAGGGGGCGCTCAACGCGCTCAACCAGGAGTTCTTCGAGGACCGGGCCGGCCCCGTCGCGGACACGATGTTCGTGGACTTCCGCTGGACCCCGCAGACCCTCGCCGCGTCCGGTGCGCTCGCGGACCGGCTGGGCCGTTCCCGCCACGAGCTGTGGGCGGCCGTGGACACCGAGTCCCACGGCTGGAACTCCCCGGTCCAGTGGGACGCGATCATCCCGCGCGGGCGCGACCACGTCATCAGCTACGGCTTCTACCGGCCCGAGTGGACCCGCAACCACCTCACCGACCGCTCCCCCGGCGCCTTCCACCGGGCCGACGACCGCTTCTGGACGGGCGAGTCCCTCGATCCTTCCCGCCCGGCGCCCGAGGGCACCTGGCGGGCCCCGGCCACGGCCGTCGCCGACCGCTCCACCGTCAGCTCGCTGCCCTTCGCCTGCGCCTTCAACACCGGACACGGGGAACGCTGGTACGAGGACGGCCGGATCGCCTCCGACACCCCCTGGAACCACCTCGGGCTCCAGGACCGGCTTCCGGGCCGCCGCTGGGTCGTGGACACCGCCGGGGACCGGCCCGCCGTGAGCCTGGACTTCGCCCGTGCCTGGCGCGGCGGCTCCAGCCTGCTGGTCACGGGCCGGCTGACCGCCCCGGCCGCCGTCGGGCTGCACTCCACCCGGCTGCCGCTGACCCGCTCCACCGTCCTGGAGCTGGTGCACGCCACCGAATCGGGGGGCCCGGTCTCCGTGGAGGTCGGCGTGGCCACCCGCGAGCCGGCCGCCCCGGGCGAGCCCGTCCCGTACACCTGGCTGCCGGCCGGCACCCGGGACGGGCAGGCGTACGGCACGGGCTGGCGCACGACGCGGATCGGGCTCGCGAAGCTGGCGGGGAGGACGGCGTACGGGCTGGCGGTACGCATCACCGCGCGCGGCGGCGGGCCGGTGGCCTGGCGGCTGGGGGCCCTGTCGGTGCGCGAGGCCGGCCCGGCCCGGCCCCCGGCCCCGCCCACCGCCCTGACCGTGACGGCCTCGGCGCGGCGGGACGGCGGGGCGGCGCGGCGGGACGGCGGGGCGGCGCGGCGGGACGGCGGGGCGGCGCTGCGCCTGTCCTGGCGCCGGGCACCCGGCCCGGTGCGCCACTACGAGCTGTCCCGCGTCCTGCCCGACGGCACCCGCCGCTTCCTGGGCGGCACCTGCGCGGCCGCCTTCTACCTGCCCGAGGTCCCCCGCGCGGGCCGGGAGCGGGCGGCTGCCCTGGAGGTGCGGGCCGTGGACGAGCTGTACGCGGCCTCCGCCCCGGCCCGGACCGCCTTCCCCTGGTAG
- a CDS encoding ROK family protein, producing the protein MAIDIGGTKIAGALVHPDGTMTATTRTPTPRDADADAVMAAVTEVIADLSGSELWPSVVRCGIGSAGPVDASRGTVSPVNIGAWREFPLQDRVAEQLAAHGADVPTVLAGDGVAMTAAEHWLGAARGHANALCMVVSTGVGGGLILNNQLHPGPTGNAGHIGHISVAFDGDPCVCGGRGCVESIASGTAIAGWALAQGWTPADDATAAGVATAAEAGDPVALAAFDRAGRALAAAIAATATLVETDIAVIGGGVAASGDTLFTPVRTHLAAYATLSFVQDLQVVPAALGTHAGLIGAAAAALMLLPS; encoded by the coding sequence GTGGCGATCGACATCGGCGGCACGAAGATCGCCGGTGCGCTGGTGCACCCCGACGGCACGATGACGGCCACCACCCGCACCCCGACCCCACGGGACGCCGACGCGGACGCCGTCATGGCCGCGGTGACCGAGGTCATCGCGGACCTGTCCGGCTCTGAGCTGTGGCCCTCGGTGGTCCGCTGCGGCATCGGCAGCGCCGGCCCGGTGGACGCCTCCCGGGGCACGGTGAGCCCGGTCAACATCGGGGCCTGGCGGGAGTTCCCGCTCCAGGACCGGGTCGCCGAGCAGCTGGCTGCCCACGGGGCCGACGTTCCCACTGTGCTCGCAGGGGACGGCGTCGCGATGACCGCCGCAGAGCACTGGCTGGGCGCCGCCCGCGGCCACGCGAACGCGCTCTGCATGGTGGTCTCCACGGGCGTCGGTGGCGGCCTCATCCTGAACAACCAGCTCCACCCCGGCCCCACCGGCAACGCGGGCCACATCGGTCACATCAGCGTGGCCTTCGACGGCGACCCCTGCGTCTGCGGCGGCCGCGGCTGCGTCGAGTCCATCGCCTCGGGCACGGCGATCGCGGGCTGGGCCCTGGCTCAGGGCTGGACCCCCGCCGACGACGCCACGGCGGCGGGCGTGGCGACGGCGGCCGAGGCCGGCGACCCCGTGGCCCTGGCGGCCTTCGACCGCGCGGGCCGCGCCCTGGCCGCGGCCATCGCGGCGACCGCGACCCTCGTCGAGACGGACATCGCGGTCATCGGCGGCGGGGTCGCCGCCTCGGGCGACACCCTCTTCACGCCGGTCCGCACCCACCTCGCCGCCTACGCCACGCTGTCCTTCGTCCAGGACCTCCAGGTAGTACCGGCGGCCCTGGGCACCCACGCCGGCCTGATCGGCGCGGCCGCGGCGGCGCTGATGCTGCTGCCGTCCTGA
- a CDS encoding response regulator transcription factor, which yields MRLLLVEDDDHVAAALSAILARHGFRVTHARNGEEALQALLPAGAPPFGVVLLDLGLPDQDGYEVCGKIRKRTATPVIMVTARADVRSRIHGLNMGADDYVTKPYDTGELLARIHAVARRTGASEEAAATGAGAPSVVRLGPVSIELPTRRVSVDGTDVPLTRKEFDLLALLAQRPGVVFRREQIISEVWRTSWEGTGRTLEVHVASLRSKLAMPALIETVRGVGYRLVAPAAP from the coding sequence ATGAGACTGCTGCTCGTCGAGGACGACGACCACGTCGCCGCCGCCCTGTCCGCAATCCTCGCCCGGCACGGCTTCCGGGTGACCCACGCCCGCAACGGCGAGGAGGCCCTGCAGGCGCTGCTGCCCGCCGGCGCCCCGCCCTTCGGTGTCGTCCTCCTCGACCTCGGACTGCCCGACCAGGACGGCTACGAGGTGTGCGGCAAGATCCGCAAGCGCACCGCCACGCCGGTCATCATGGTGACCGCGCGGGCCGACGTCCGCTCGCGCATCCACGGCCTCAACATGGGCGCCGACGACTACGTCACCAAGCCCTACGACACCGGCGAACTCCTGGCCCGCATCCACGCCGTGGCCCGGCGCACCGGCGCCTCCGAGGAGGCCGCCGCCACCGGGGCGGGCGCGCCCTCCGTCGTACGGCTCGGCCCGGTCAGCATCGAGCTGCCCACCCGCCGCGTCAGCGTGGACGGCACCGACGTACCGCTCACCCGCAAGGAATTCGACCTCCTCGCCCTGCTCGCGCAGCGGCCCGGCGTCGTCTTCCGCCGCGAACAGATCATCAGCGAGGTGTGGCGCACCAGCTGGGAGGGGACCGGGCGCACCCTGGAGGTCCACGTCGCCTCGCTGCGCTCCAAGCTGGCGATGCCCGCCCTCATCGAGACCGTCCGCGGGGTGGGCTACCGGCTCGTCGCCCCGGCCGCCCCCTAG
- a CDS encoding LacI family DNA-binding transcriptional regulator encodes MARRPTIKDIARQAGVSESAVSFALNDRPGVSQDTRARIRRVAEELGWQPNSAARALSGERSGAVGLVLARPAYTLGVESFFLQLVSGIQEVLSASRIALLFQLVDDIDAECALYRRWWAERRVDGVLVVDPRTHDPRPVLLEQLALPAVTVGEAGPGRPAATVSSVAADDAGAMAEVLDHLYGLGHRRIVHVAGLPGLAHTARRMESLHTEAARRGLGPDQVRSVVTDYSDAEGAAATRRVLAEPAPPTALIYDNDVMAVAGSAVAAELGIPVPGWLSIVAWDDSALCRVTHPRLTALVRDTAGFGRLAAQELLAVLAGSPPRVRESERPRLEPRESTGAPPAHTES; translated from the coding sequence ATGGCCCGCAGACCCACCATCAAGGACATCGCGCGCCAGGCCGGGGTGTCGGAGAGCGCCGTGTCCTTCGCGCTCAACGACCGGCCGGGCGTTTCCCAGGACACCCGCGCCCGGATCCGCCGGGTCGCCGAGGAACTCGGCTGGCAGCCCAACAGCGCCGCCCGCGCCCTGTCGGGCGAACGCTCCGGCGCGGTGGGCCTCGTCCTGGCCCGGCCCGCTTACACGCTCGGCGTCGAGTCCTTCTTCCTCCAGCTCGTCTCCGGCATCCAGGAGGTCCTCTCCGCCTCCCGCATCGCCCTGCTGTTCCAGCTGGTCGACGACATCGACGCGGAGTGCGCGCTCTACCGCCGCTGGTGGGCCGAACGCCGCGTCGACGGCGTCCTGGTCGTCGACCCGCGCACGCACGACCCCCGCCCGGTCCTCCTGGAGCAGCTGGCCCTGCCCGCGGTCACCGTCGGCGAGGCCGGGCCCGGACGGCCCGCCGCCACCGTCTCCTCGGTCGCGGCGGACGACGCGGGGGCCATGGCCGAGGTCCTCGACCACCTGTACGGGCTCGGCCACCGCCGGATCGTCCACGTTGCCGGGCTGCCCGGCCTCGCCCACACGGCCCGCCGCATGGAGTCCCTGCACACGGAGGCGGCGCGCCGCGGGCTCGGCCCGGACCAGGTGCGCTCGGTGGTCACCGACTACTCCGACGCCGAGGGCGCGGCGGCCACCCGCCGGGTCCTCGCCGAACCCGCGCCCCCCACGGCGCTGATCTACGACAACGACGTGATGGCCGTGGCGGGCAGCGCGGTCGCCGCCGAGCTGGGCATTCCCGTGCCCGGCTGGCTCTCGATCGTGGCCTGGGACGATTCCGCGCTCTGCCGGGTCACCCACCCCCGGCTCACCGCCCTGGTGCGCGACACCGCGGGCTTCGGGCGGCTCGCCGCGCAGGAGCTCCTCGCCGTCCTCGCGGGAAGCCCGCCGAGGGTCCGCGAGAGCGAGCGTCCCCGGCTGGAGCCCCGCGAGAGCACCGGGGCTCCCCCGGCGCATACTGAATCCTGA
- a CDS encoding glycosyl hydrolase, whose product MREEGALPGPARTLRFGANYTPARGWFHHWLDFDLDEVGADLDSIAALGLDHVRVFPLWPVFQPNRTLIRPRAVEQLVALADAAAERGLDVNVDGLQGHLSSFDFLPAWTRTWHRRNIFSDPEVVAGQEDYLRTLAAALADRPNFIGMTVGNEINQFSGAPHPDPDRITPDQAARWLERMLAACEKGAPGRFHLHAEYDAAWYQDGHPFTAAQAARLGAATAVHSWVFNGTAQRHGPTGAATEQHAAYLIELSKAWALDPHRPVWLQEVGAPAPLIGPQQAARFTGATLANALDCPGLWGVTWWCSHDVSRELADFPELEYGLGLLTNDRRTKPAGAVVARVAGEWRGREHRPAPRSTALAVDVGPASAAPRRSTCAPGGAFFEAWSALAADGVRPAVVLAELAEDPAHLAARGITEVLRVPEV is encoded by the coding sequence ATGCGCGAAGAAGGCGCCCTTCCGGGGCCCGCCCGCACCCTCAGGTTCGGCGCCAACTACACCCCGGCGCGCGGCTGGTTCCACCACTGGCTGGACTTCGACCTCGACGAGGTCGGTGCCGACCTGGACTCGATCGCCGCGCTCGGGCTGGACCACGTCCGCGTCTTCCCGCTCTGGCCGGTGTTCCAGCCGAACCGGACGCTGATCCGGCCGCGCGCCGTCGAGCAGCTCGTCGCGCTCGCCGACGCGGCCGCCGAGCGCGGGCTCGACGTCAACGTGGACGGGCTTCAAGGGCACTTGTCCAGCTTCGACTTCCTGCCCGCCTGGACCCGGACCTGGCACCGGCGGAACATCTTCAGCGATCCCGAGGTGGTCGCCGGTCAGGAGGATTACCTGCGCACGCTGGCCGCGGCCCTGGCCGACCGGCCGAACTTCATCGGCATGACCGTCGGGAACGAGATCAACCAGTTCTCCGGCGCCCCGCACCCCGACCCCGACCGGATCACCCCCGACCAGGCAGCGCGCTGGCTGGAGCGGATGCTAGCCGCCTGCGAGAAGGGGGCGCCGGGGCGGTTCCACCTGCACGCCGAGTACGACGCCGCCTGGTACCAGGACGGCCACCCCTTCACCGCCGCCCAGGCCGCCCGGCTCGGCGCCGCCACGGCCGTGCACTCCTGGGTGTTCAACGGCACCGCGCAGCGCCACGGCCCGACGGGCGCCGCGACCGAGCAGCACGCCGCCTACCTGATCGAGCTGTCCAAGGCCTGGGCCCTCGACCCGCACCGCCCGGTGTGGCTCCAGGAGGTCGGCGCCCCCGCGCCGCTGATCGGGCCGCAGCAGGCGGCGCGGTTCACCGGGGCCACCCTCGCGAACGCCCTGGACTGCCCCGGCCTGTGGGGGGTGACCTGGTGGTGCTCGCACGACGTGTCCCGGGAGCTCGCCGACTTCCCGGAACTCGAGTACGGCCTGGGCCTGCTCACCAACGACCGCCGGACCAAGCCGGCCGGGGCCGTCGTCGCCCGCGTCGCCGGGGAGTGGCGGGGCCGCGAGCACCGCCCCGCGCCCCGGTCCACGGCGCTGGCCGTGGACGTCGGCCCGGCGTCGGCCGCGCCGCGCCGCTCCACGTGCGCGCCCGGCGGCGCCTTCTTCGAGGCCTGGTCGGCGCTGGCCGCGGACGGGGTCCGGCCGGCGGTTGTGCTGGCCGAGCTCGCCGAGGACCCGGCCCATCTGGCCGCGCGCGGCATCACCGAGGTGCTGCGCGTCCCCGAGGTCTAG
- the miaB gene encoding tRNA (N6-isopentenyl adenosine(37)-C2)-methylthiotransferase MiaB, producing MTSSSDRSPAVDLKGTYEVRTYGCQMNVHDSERLSGLLEDAGYVRAPEGSDGDADVVVFNTCAVRENADNKLYGNLGRLAPMKTKRPGMQIAVGGCLAQKDRDTIVKRAPWVDVVFGTHNIGKLPVLLERARIQEEAQVEIAESLEAFPSTLPTRRESAYAAWVSISVGCNNTCTFCIVPALRGKEEDRRPGDILAEVEALVAEGVSEITLLGQNVNAYGSDLGDREAFSKLLRACGQIEGLERVRFTSPHPRDFTDDVIAAMAETPNVMPQLHMPLQSGSDPILKAMRRSYRQERFLGIIEKVRAAIPHAAISTDIIVGFPGETEEDFQQTMHAVREARFANAFTFQYSKRPGTPAADMDGQIPKEVVQERYMRLVALQEEISWEENKKQVGRTLEVMVAEGEGRKDGATHRLSGRAPDNRLVHFTKPESEVRPGDVVTVDITYAAPHHLLAEGPTLTVRRTRAGDAWEKRNAAPAQPAGVMLGIPTLGVPAPLPATTSGCAVPSS from the coding sequence ATGACCAGCAGCAGCGACCGGAGCCCGGCAGTGGACCTTAAGGGAACTTACGAGGTGCGCACCTACGGGTGCCAGATGAACGTGCACGACTCCGAGCGACTCTCCGGTCTGCTGGAGGACGCGGGCTACGTCCGCGCGCCCGAGGGCTCCGACGGCGATGCCGACGTCGTGGTCTTCAACACCTGCGCGGTCCGTGAGAACGCCGACAACAAGCTGTACGGCAACCTCGGCCGGCTCGCCCCGATGAAGACGAAGCGCCCCGGCATGCAGATCGCCGTCGGCGGCTGCCTCGCCCAGAAGGACCGCGACACGATCGTCAAGCGCGCCCCCTGGGTCGACGTCGTCTTCGGTACGCACAACATCGGCAAGCTCCCCGTGCTGCTGGAGCGCGCCCGCATCCAGGAAGAGGCGCAGGTCGAGATCGCCGAGTCGCTGGAGGCCTTCCCCTCCACGCTCCCGACCCGCCGCGAGTCCGCGTACGCCGCCTGGGTCTCGATCTCCGTCGGCTGCAACAACACCTGCACCTTCTGCATCGTTCCGGCGCTGCGCGGCAAGGAGGAGGACCGCCGTCCCGGCGACATCCTCGCCGAGGTGGAGGCGCTGGTCGCCGAGGGCGTCTCGGAGATCACCCTGCTCGGTCAGAACGTGAACGCCTACGGTTCCGACCTCGGCGACCGCGAGGCCTTCAGCAAGCTGCTGCGCGCCTGCGGCCAGATCGAGGGCCTGGAACGGGTCCGCTTCACCTCCCCGCACCCGCGCGACTTCACCGACGACGTGATCGCGGCCATGGCCGAGACCCCGAACGTGATGCCGCAGCTGCACATGCCGCTCCAGTCCGGCTCGGACCCGATCCTGAAGGCCATGCGCCGCTCGTACCGCCAGGAGCGCTTCCTCGGAATCATCGAGAAGGTCCGCGCCGCGATCCCGCACGCCGCGATCTCCACCGACATCATCGTGGGCTTCCCCGGTGAGACGGAGGAGGACTTCCAGCAGACGATGCACGCCGTGCGCGAGGCCCGCTTCGCGAACGCCTTCACCTTCCAGTACTCCAAGCGCCCCGGCACCCCCGCGGCCGACATGGACGGGCAGATCCCCAAGGAGGTCGTGCAGGAACGCTACATGCGCCTGGTCGCCCTCCAGGAGGAGATCTCCTGGGAGGAGAACAAGAAGCAGGTCGGCCGCACCCTGGAGGTCATGGTCGCCGAGGGCGAGGGCCGCAAGGACGGCGCGACGCACCGGCTCTCCGGCCGCGCCCCCGACAACCGCCTCGTGCACTTCACCAAGCCGGAGTCGGAGGTCCGCCCGGGCGACGTGGTCACGGTGGACATCACCTACGCGGCCCCGCACCACCTGCTGGCCGAGGGCCCGACCCTGACCGTACGCCGCACCCGCGCCGGCGACGCCTGGGAGAAGCGCAACGCCGCCCCGGCCCAGCCCGCGGGCGTCATGCTCGGCATCCCGACCCTGGGCGTCCCCGCCCCCCTCCCGGCCACCACCTCGGGCTGCGCGGTCCCGTCGTCCTGA
- a CDS encoding HAMP domain-containing sensor histidine kinase, producing MRARLLPLLVVLMAGVLLALGFPLAVSLAAGQQQRVVVDRIDDSARFAALAQFVIDAEGSGSTGADERLETLQFELARYQELYGIRVGIFYRDDNAMARSPGWWKLPETGEGRGAFEAALAGRRSHDPPQVWPWQTHGKLLVASPVVLDGDVVAVVATESPTDLMRGRILRGWLLISAGLGAAMLVAFGAALRLTSWVLKPVRTLDAAAHGIATGRMNSRVAAAGGPPELQRLAGSFNEMADNVEEVLEQQRAFVADASHQLRNPLAALLLRIELLALELPEGNEEIASVRTEGKRLTQVLDDLLDLALAEHASAEISLTDIGALTAERVASWRPYAEEKGVRISETGRSAVTGWADPIALSSALDAVIDNALKFTPAGEEVEVSVSAEGRSVHVVVADRGPGLTEDELLRVGDRFWRSGRHQNVKGSGLGLSISRTLLAAGGGSLSYETNPPHGLRVTVAVPRTDPHTS from the coding sequence GTGCGTGCCAGGCTCCTCCCCCTGCTCGTCGTCCTGATGGCGGGCGTGCTGCTCGCGCTCGGCTTCCCGCTCGCCGTGAGCCTGGCCGCCGGACAGCAGCAGCGGGTGGTGGTCGACCGGATCGACGACAGCGCCCGCTTCGCCGCCCTCGCCCAGTTCGTCATCGACGCCGAGGGCTCCGGATCCACCGGCGCCGACGAGCGCCTGGAGACCCTCCAGTTCGAACTCGCCCGCTACCAGGAGCTGTACGGCATCCGCGTCGGCATCTTCTACCGCGACGACAACGCCATGGCCCGCTCCCCGGGCTGGTGGAAGCTCCCCGAAACGGGCGAGGGCCGCGGCGCCTTCGAAGCGGCGCTGGCCGGCCGCCGCAGCCACGACCCGCCCCAGGTGTGGCCCTGGCAGACGCACGGCAAACTCCTCGTCGCCTCCCCGGTCGTCCTCGACGGGGACGTCGTCGCGGTCGTCGCCACCGAATCGCCCACCGACCTGATGCGCGGCCGGATCCTGCGGGGCTGGCTGCTCATCTCCGCCGGGCTCGGCGCCGCCATGCTGGTCGCCTTCGGCGCCGCCCTGCGGCTCACCAGCTGGGTGCTCAAGCCCGTACGGACCCTGGACGCGGCCGCCCACGGCATCGCGACGGGGCGGATGAACTCCCGGGTCGCGGCCGCCGGCGGGCCGCCGGAACTCCAGCGCCTGGCCGGGTCGTTCAACGAGATGGCCGACAATGTCGAAGAGGTACTGGAGCAGCAGCGGGCGTTCGTCGCGGACGCCTCCCACCAGCTGCGCAATCCGCTCGCCGCGCTGCTCCTGCGGATCGAACTGCTCGCCCTCGAACTGCCCGAGGGCAACGAGGAGATCGCCTCCGTGCGCACCGAGGGCAAGCGCCTGACGCAGGTCCTGGACGACCTGCTGGACCTGGCGCTGGCCGAGCACGCCTCCGCCGAGATCAGCCTCACCGACATCGGCGCGCTGACCGCCGAGCGGGTCGCGTCCTGGCGCCCGTACGCCGAGGAGAAGGGCGTCCGGATCAGCGAGACGGGCCGCAGTGCCGTCACCGGCTGGGCCGACCCCATCGCCCTGTCCAGCGCCCTCGACGCCGTGATCGACAACGCCCTCAAGTTCACCCCGGCCGGGGAGGAGGTCGAGGTGTCGGTCTCCGCCGAGGGCCGCTCCGTCCACGTGGTCGTCGCCGACCGCGGCCCCGGCCTCACCGAGGACGAGCTGCTCCGCGTCGGCGACCGGTTCTGGCGCAGCGGCCGGCACCAGAACGTCAAGGGCTCCGGGCTCGGCCTGTCGATCTCCCGCACCCTGCTCGCCGCGGGCGGCGGGTCCCTCTCCTACGAGACGAACCCGCCGCACGGGCTGCGGGTGACGGTGGCCGTGCCGCGCACCGACCCCCACACCTCCTGA
- a CDS encoding antitoxin, with the protein MGLLDKMKAKLAPAKGKVGDLAQQHEGRIGESLDKVAKAVDSKTKGKYSGHITSGTGKAKDALGKIAHKDAPGGPTPPTAP; encoded by the coding sequence ATGGGCCTGCTGGACAAGATGAAGGCCAAGCTCGCTCCGGCGAAGGGCAAGGTCGGCGACCTCGCCCAGCAACACGAGGGCAGGATCGGCGAGAGTCTGGACAAGGTGGCCAAGGCCGTGGACTCCAAGACCAAGGGCAAGTACAGCGGCCACATCACCAGCGGAACGGGCAAGGCGAAGGACGCCCTGGGCAAGATCGCGCACAAGGACGCACCCGGCGGGCCGACGCCGCCGACGGCTCCCTGA
- a CDS encoding gliding motility protein, protein MGVFDRFFRRKDEVATEEVAAEGLTAESAAAEAAEAEPVAAEAPVAEAVEIPKQQSAEVAADSETGEGART, encoded by the coding sequence ATGGGCGTTTTTGATCGGTTTTTCCGTCGTAAGGACGAGGTTGCGACCGAGGAGGTCGCGGCGGAGGGCCTGACGGCGGAGTCCGCAGCGGCCGAAGCGGCCGAGGCCGAGCCGGTTGCCGCGGAAGCTCCGGTGGCGGAAGCCGTGGAGATTCCGAAGCAGCAGTCGGCCGAGGTGGCCGCGGACAGCGAGACCGGCGAGGGCGCCCGTACGTAG
- a CDS encoding TAXI family TRAP transporter solute-binding subunit, whose translation MPLVPPRISRRHALQGIVAVLAVLAALVWWLRPFGEPDLKGELTFSTGVRTGVYHRYGQLLEQELKQDMPGVGVRLETSEGSQENLQRVADGEADFTVATADAVAKYRLDGKPGSQLLRGCARLYDDYVQLVVPAGSPVQSARDLRGKRVAVGQAGSGVRLISERLLTAAKLDPARDITSVSIGIDTMPAELEAGRIDAFFWSGGLPTNAVRELSERFEIRLVQLGDLVEQLQGSGSPARYYRAAVMPQDAYASARNTTAVATVAVPNLLVTKEDTDPELTEQFTRTVIASRDRIGRQVHAAQLVDLRTAIYTDPLELHEGAGRYYRSVKP comes from the coding sequence ATGCCTCTCGTACCGCCCCGGATCAGCAGGCGCCACGCCCTGCAGGGGATCGTGGCGGTGCTGGCCGTGCTCGCCGCCCTGGTGTGGTGGCTGCGGCCCTTCGGCGAGCCGGACCTCAAGGGCGAGCTGACCTTCAGCACGGGCGTGCGGACCGGGGTGTACCACCGGTACGGGCAGCTGCTGGAGCAGGAGCTCAAGCAGGACATGCCCGGGGTCGGGGTCCGGCTGGAGACCAGCGAGGGCTCGCAGGAGAACCTCCAGCGGGTGGCCGACGGGGAGGCCGACTTCACGGTGGCGACGGCCGACGCGGTCGCCAAGTACCGGCTCGACGGGAAGCCCGGCTCGCAGCTGCTGCGCGGCTGCGCACGGCTCTACGACGACTACGTGCAGCTGGTGGTGCCGGCCGGGTCCCCGGTGCAGTCGGCCCGTGACCTGCGGGGCAAGCGGGTCGCCGTCGGCCAGGCGGGGTCCGGGGTGCGGCTCATCTCGGAGCGGCTGCTGACGGCGGCGAAGCTGGACCCGGCGCGGGACATCACCTCGGTGTCGATAGGGATCGACACCATGCCGGCCGAGCTGGAGGCCGGGCGGATCGACGCGTTCTTCTGGTCCGGCGGCCTTCCGACCAACGCGGTGCGGGAGCTGTCGGAGCGGTTCGAGATCCGGCTGGTGCAGCTCGGCGACCTGGTGGAGCAGCTCCAGGGCAGCGGGAGCCCGGCGCGCTACTACCGGGCGGCGGTGATGCCGCAGGACGCGTACGCGTCGGCGCGCAACACCACGGCGGTGGCGACGGTGGCCGTGCCGAACCTGCTGGTGACCAAGGAGGATACGGACCCCGAGCTCACGGAGCAGTTCACCCGGACCGTGATCGCCAGCCGCGACCGCATCGGGCGCCAGGTGCACGCGGCGCAGCTGGTGGACCTGCGAACGGCCATCTACACGGATCCGCTGGAGCTGCACGAGGGCGCGGGCCGGTACTACCGCTCGGTCAAGCCCTGA